In one window of Methanolobus mangrovi DNA:
- a CDS encoding DUF7839 domain-containing protein, whose translation MIELLHSKSGITKFQILIEVAAHQPNVRQKEIAEKIGVTPQAVSEYIKELVAEGLVYSEGRVRYRITKLGVEWVLENAADMKRYARYVMSDIISHVSTWTAIAEEDLEEGKEVYLNMDKGLLYVSTTGVTNATGTTISSAKKGEDVGVTDLMGLIDLENASITICRIPRVERGGSRNVDVERLRALAKSKAYIATVGVESLIALKRIGLEPHVMFGAKESVIEAAYHGLSSLVLAIDEEVPSILSRLETENLEYELVDLSIQ comes from the coding sequence ATGATAGAACTTCTTCATAGCAAAAGTGGTATCACAAAATTCCAGATACTGATCGAAGTGGCTGCGCACCAACCTAATGTACGACAAAAAGAAATTGCTGAGAAGATAGGAGTTACTCCCCAGGCAGTATCCGAGTACATTAAGGAACTTGTTGCAGAAGGTTTGGTCTATTCGGAAGGAAGAGTACGCTATAGAATCACAAAACTTGGTGTTGAATGGGTACTTGAGAATGCCGCAGATATGAAGAGATATGCACGCTATGTAATGAGCGATATAATCAGCCATGTTTCTACCTGGACTGCAATTGCTGAGGAAGACCTTGAAGAAGGAAAAGAGGTCTACCTTAATATGGACAAAGGCCTGCTATATGTAAGCACCACCGGAGTTACAAACGCAACCGGAACAACGATTTCAAGCGCAAAGAAGGGCGAAGATGTTGGAGTTACGGACTTGATGGGCCTTATTGATCTTGAAAATGCAAGTATTACTATTTGCAGGATACCAAGAGTTGAGCGGGGCGGATCACGCAATGTTGATGTGGAACGATTGAGGGCTCTTGCTAAATCTAAAGCATATATTGCAACAGTAGGTGTGGAGTCACTTATAGCTCTGAAGAGAATTGGCCTGGAACCACATGTTATGTTCGGAGCAAAGGAATCAGTCATAGAGGCTGCTTATCACGGACTTTCATCACTGGTGCTGGCAATCGACGAAGAAGTACCATCCATTCTAAGCAGGCTTGAAACAGAGAACCTGGAATACGAGCTTGTTGACCTTAGTATACAATAA
- a CDS encoding ArsR family transcriptional regulator — protein sequence MSKRTRIINDPSELVPLLQVFGSHRHKKVFDSLLNLWMTKEDLEELLGTDVTKSITILKKSGLIESQWHMPEPGKTPEKEYRSSYSKVQTNFQCSFEDMSDIIMLTFMPYEDVKDAIEELEKLVEQGNDSMSSLTRALNKSPLYIRAVARRSDKLTVMGQRLKVLLNGETE from the coding sequence ATGAGTAAACGAACAAGAATTATTAATGATCCTTCCGAACTCGTACCTCTGCTCCAGGTTTTTGGATCCCATAGACACAAAAAAGTATTTGATTCACTTCTGAACCTATGGATGACAAAGGAAGATCTTGAGGAGCTTTTAGGCACTGACGTAACTAAAAGCATTACTATACTCAAAAAAAGCGGTTTGATCGAAAGCCAGTGGCACATGCCAGAACCTGGCAAGACTCCTGAAAAAGAATACCGTTCATCCTATTCTAAAGTCCAGACAAATTTCCAATGTTCTTTTGAAGACATGAGTGACATCATTATGCTCACCTTCATGCCTTATGAAGATGTGAAAGATGCCATTGAAGAACTTGAGAAGTTAGTTGAACAGGGAAACGATTCCATGAGCAGTCTTACAAGAGCATTGAACAAGAGTCCACTATACATTCGTGCGGTTGCCCGCAGGTCTGATAAACTCACAGTCATGGGACAAAGACTCAAGGTACTTCTGAATGGAGAAACAGAATGA
- a CDS encoding metallophosphoesterase: MKIILVSDTHLETDSIPAYLSDVFDQYDMIIHAGDFDSLSFFKALDATGKLKAVHGNSDEPAVKELLPEKLVFEVEGVKIGVIHEASLSIVDNTATRYMALEMGVDILVFGHLHRPIIEKSDVLLICPGSPTKPRMSDPCAIELQIKNGTIETNIIPITGQSCGYIDFSRKLGEDNK; the protein is encoded by the coding sequence ATGAAAATCATATTGGTATCGGACACCCATTTGGAAACAGACAGTATTCCAGCTTACCTTTCTGATGTTTTCGACCAGTATGATATGATAATTCATGCCGGTGATTTTGATTCACTGTCTTTTTTCAAAGCCCTTGATGCAACAGGTAAACTAAAAGCCGTACACGGCAATTCAGATGAACCTGCTGTAAAAGAGCTACTCCCTGAAAAGCTGGTCTTTGAAGTAGAAGGAGTTAAGATCGGAGTCATCCATGAAGCGTCACTCTCAATAGTTGACAATACTGCAACAAGATACATGGCTCTGGAAATGGGAGTAGACATTCTTGTGTTCGGACATTTACACAGACCAATTATCGAAAAAAGTGATGTGCTTCTTATCTGTCCCGGATCACCTACAAAACCGAGGATGTCCGATCCATGCGCAATTGAACTACAAATCAAAAACGGCACGATCGAGACAAATATTATTCCGATAACGGGTCAATCCTGTGGATATATTGACTTTTCCCGCAAACTTGGTGAAGACAATAAGTAA
- a CDS encoding sensor histidine kinase — translation MDEKSINTRKEIIHRRIIFDTLLIALATITVLFISSLIGVSSIFFGIFDSVEKWRFGELLVTITFLMAASWIFSFRRCMDVRSAVKEFNSVAIIKEEFISNLRHELKTPLVPIRGYSELLYDETLGETNQRQKESLKKMIASSEKLERLIDSLIFVSAAKSGDIEYTFTTLRIDDVITGAVFELSDQLIQKRQNIEVDIQPGLSFIEGDKKYLLEVLIQLLENATKFSPTEKTIRVVAHEGYKSLHIKIIDEGIGISENEIDNIFERFYQVDGSKTRHYGGNGLGLHIARSITEAHKGKIWIESELGKGTIAHIRLPTPKHGQIKK, via the coding sequence ATGGATGAAAAATCAATAAACACACGAAAAGAAATTATCCATAGGAGAATAATTTTTGATACGTTACTGATAGCCTTAGCAACGATAACTGTACTATTCATATCATCACTCATCGGCGTTTCAAGTATTTTTTTTGGTATCTTCGATTCTGTTGAAAAATGGAGATTCGGAGAATTATTGGTCACCATTACATTCCTGATGGCTGCATCATGGATATTTTCATTTCGAAGATGCATGGATGTCAGGAGTGCAGTTAAAGAATTCAATTCTGTTGCAATCATTAAGGAAGAGTTCATTTCAAATCTCAGGCATGAACTCAAAACCCCTCTTGTCCCCATCAGAGGTTATTCTGAACTCCTTTACGATGAAACTCTTGGTGAAACAAACCAAAGGCAAAAAGAATCTTTGAAAAAAATGATAGCTTCTTCTGAGAAACTTGAAAGACTCATTGATTCCCTGATATTTGTCAGTGCTGCAAAATCAGGAGATATAGAATATACATTTACAACTCTTAGAATAGATGATGTGATTACAGGAGCTGTTTTCGAATTATCCGACCAGCTCATACAAAAAAGGCAGAATATTGAAGTTGATATCCAGCCGGGACTTTCTTTTATAGAAGGAGATAAGAAATACCTCCTGGAAGTGTTGATACAGTTATTGGAAAATGCCACCAAATTCAGCCCCACTGAAAAAACAATCCGTGTAGTAGCGCACGAAGGCTACAAAAGTCTCCACATAAAAATTATTGATGAGGGAATAGGCATATCCGAAAATGAGATCGATAACATTTTTGAAAGATTCTATCAGGTAGACGGTTCCAAAACAAGACATTATGGCGGTAACGGACTGGGATTACATATTGCAAGGTCCATCACGGAAGCACATAAAGGAAAGATCTGGATAGAAAGCGAGCTTGGGAAAGGGACAATAGCTCACATAAGGCTTCCAACCCCAAAACACGGACAGATTAAAAAATAG
- a CDS encoding Single-stranded DNA binding protein, whose protein sequence is MDEKIAPHIDELTMALGNISKEEISKELEKLLKYRVPLDEAKRILKSKYAAVSSNSVKVRDLSPGLNGIDIKGRIIDIVEKTVSIQGEKKTIFSGTLGDGTGICSFTCWDDMSLKSGDAISIRNAYTRLWNNRPELYFGKRCTISYLQDDELPDIEQMSHSNLKKLDEIVPADVLASSLVLIVEMYHREIMLKGEEVTVVEGVIADETAKLPFTAWVPLGTLDIGNYIRFEGAAVRIFRGLPSINFNETTSIEPVESTEDLPFTLESVNRSSSPLAIEQVLEKEGMFDVTVRGNIISIRPGSGLIERCPACNRVTQKSVCRSHGEVECLMDMRIKAILDDGTGAVHLMLNRELSEAIYGKSMYDAEKMAQISMASDSVFEDMRKVLTGKYLAARGNSSKNEFGVSLVARSVWAPENDLQERMDQLLEKIGNGCGE, encoded by the coding sequence ATGGACGAAAAAATCGCGCCGCATATCGACGAATTAACCATGGCGCTTGGAAATATTAGTAAAGAGGAAATTAGTAAGGAACTGGAAAAGCTTCTTAAATATCGTGTTCCTCTTGATGAAGCGAAAAGAATATTAAAATCCAAATATGCAGCAGTTTCATCTAATTCTGTGAAGGTAAGAGACCTTTCTCCGGGATTGAATGGAATTGACATCAAGGGCCGTATTATTGATATAGTTGAAAAAACAGTGTCAATACAGGGCGAGAAAAAGACTATATTCTCAGGAACCCTGGGAGATGGTACTGGTATTTGTTCTTTCACATGCTGGGATGACATGTCCTTAAAGTCCGGGGATGCTATTTCTATCAGAAATGCGTATACCCGTTTATGGAATAACCGTCCGGAGCTGTATTTTGGTAAAAGGTGTACAATCTCATATTTGCAGGACGATGAGCTTCCTGATATTGAGCAAATGTCACATTCCAATCTCAAGAAACTGGATGAGATTGTTCCTGCTGATGTACTTGCAAGTTCTTTGGTACTGATAGTTGAGATGTATCACAGGGAGATCATGCTAAAAGGAGAGGAAGTGACTGTTGTGGAAGGTGTCATAGCAGACGAGACTGCCAAACTCCCCTTCACAGCATGGGTCCCGCTGGGAACTCTTGACATAGGTAATTATATCCGTTTTGAAGGCGCAGCTGTAAGAATATTCAGAGGTTTGCCATCTATTAATTTCAATGAGACTACTTCTATTGAACCGGTGGAATCTACTGAGGATCTGCCATTTACCCTTGAATCTGTAAACAGGTCAAGTTCACCTTTAGCTATTGAACAGGTTCTTGAAAAAGAAGGTATGTTTGATGTAACTGTCAGGGGGAATATAATTTCCATCAGGCCAGGCTCCGGTCTTATCGAAAGATGTCCTGCATGTAATCGCGTCACACAGAAATCCGTATGTCGTTCCCATGGGGAAGTGGAATGCCTGATGGATATGCGTATAAAAGCAATTCTCGATGATGGTACGGGTGCCGTTCACTTGATGCTTAACCGTGAACTTTCCGAAGCCATTTATGGAAAAAGCATGTATGATGCGGAAAAAATGGCTCAGATCTCAATGGCCAGTGATTCGGTATTTGAGGATATGAGAAAGGTACTGACCGGCAAATATCTTGCAGCCCGCGGTAATTCTTCAAAGAACGAATTTGGTGTATCACTGGTAGCCAGATCAGTCTGGGCCCCGGAGAATGACCTTCAGGAACGTATGGATCAGCTTCTGGAAAAGATTGGTAACGGATGTGGTGAGTGA
- a CDS encoding COG2426 family protein, which yields MSLEAVVLELLSSVPHWLATVIIGALPIFELRGAIPIALGIYDMNPIAAYLFAVLGNMIPVVPLLLYLDPVSKYLRRYAIFDSFFSWLFGRTQRNHSARFEKYGTLALTIFVAIPLPVTGAWTGCAAAFVFGIKFRHAIIAILAGVLIAGLIVSVVTLTGIGLLDLI from the coding sequence GTGAGTCTTGAAGCAGTGGTGCTGGAGTTACTTTCTTCAGTACCTCACTGGCTTGCAACAGTGATCATTGGTGCCCTTCCAATCTTTGAGCTAAGGGGCGCTATCCCCATTGCTCTGGGGATATATGATATGAATCCCATTGCTGCGTATTTGTTTGCAGTGTTGGGTAACATGATACCGGTGGTTCCGTTACTTCTTTATCTTGATCCCGTTTCAAAGTATCTCCGCAGGTATGCTATATTTGATAGCTTCTTCTCATGGTTATTTGGCAGAACTCAGCGAAATCATTCTGCCAGGTTTGAAAAGTACGGTACTCTTGCATTAACGATATTCGTGGCAATCCCGCTGCCTGTTACAGGTGCATGGACCGGATGTGCAGCAGCATTTGTTTTTGGGATCAAGTTCAGGCATGCAATTATTGCGATACTTGCAGGTGTGCTTATAGCCGGATTGATAGTCAGTGTTGTCACATTGACAGGAATAGGTCTTTTAGACCTTATCTGA
- a CDS encoding RPA family protein has translation MVEREVAHRMFAQEFNDSRFNLYSNSSLPGNQEVYSPNFLISPTGLKVNRVFVVGVITEVDRLSDQNGSEKELWRARISDPTGAFTVYAGSYQPEASVFLSTVSVPSYVMVLGKVRSYEPGDGSVYVSLRPEEINYVDESVRDRWIVDTAEMTLERLDAFDRFFSSSIGTEKLMDRIKSCNIPQTLASGMCLSLDYYHKDKEYYDSLKCVLKKALCSIGASLDNPEDEPDYESIVQSILETLDDGGGFDYSKYIGEAVSQKIPQSIADSTLKSLLSKGHIYEPKAGLFKVIH, from the coding sequence ATGGTTGAGAGAGAAGTAGCACACAGAATGTTCGCACAGGAATTCAACGACTCCCGTTTTAATTTATATTCAAATTCCTCTTTACCGGGAAATCAGGAAGTATATTCTCCGAATTTCCTCATAAGTCCCACAGGGCTTAAAGTTAACCGGGTATTTGTAGTAGGTGTAATCACGGAAGTAGACCGTCTCTCTGACCAGAACGGGAGTGAAAAAGAACTATGGAGGGCGCGTATATCTGATCCAACAGGGGCTTTTACAGTCTATGCTGGTAGTTATCAGCCGGAAGCTTCTGTTTTTCTATCAACTGTCAGTGTTCCTTCATATGTAATGGTACTTGGCAAAGTCCGTTCCTATGAGCCGGGGGATGGTTCTGTTTATGTATCCCTGCGTCCGGAGGAAATCAACTATGTTGATGAGTCAGTACGTGACAGGTGGATAGTGGACACTGCGGAAATGACTCTTGAGCGTCTGGATGCATTTGACAGATTTTTCTCTTCAAGCATCGGAACAGAAAAACTGATGGACAGGATAAAATCATGTAATATTCCGCAGACACTTGCAAGTGGTATGTGTCTTTCATTGGATTATTATCACAAGGATAAGGAATACTATGATTCTCTAAAGTGTGTTCTCAAAAAAGCTCTTTGTTCTATAGGTGCATCACTTGATAACCCGGAGGATGAGCCGGATTATGAATCAATCGTTCAGTCCATTCTTGAAACTCTAGATGATGGCGGTGGTTTTGATTATTCGAAATATATTGGGGAAGCAGTTTCTCAAAAGATACCGCAAAGCATTGCAGATTCAACATTAAAGTCTTTATTGTCAAAAGGGCATATTTATGAACCCAAAGCAGGTCTTTTCAAGGTAATCCACTGA
- a CDS encoding flavodoxin domain-containing protein, giving the protein MSKLAIIYLSTQGSTKMMAEAIAKGAREKHVDVDIDNFYEWDPADISKYDAICIGSSTFYYTMLEPIAKFIDKLIEIGIEGKIGAAFGSYGWSGEAPVMIAEKLRKAGVDVIDPVLRIQYVPNEKDLAECMRLGKDLAKKMKKKE; this is encoded by the coding sequence ATGTCAAAACTTGCAATCATATACCTTAGTACACAGGGAAGCACAAAAATGATGGCAGAGGCTATTGCAAAGGGTGCACGTGAAAAGCATGTAGATGTTGATATAGATAATTTTTATGAATGGGATCCGGCAGACATAAGCAAGTATGATGCTATTTGTATTGGTTCTTCAACGTTCTATTATACAATGCTTGAGCCAATTGCCAAATTCATAGACAAACTCATAGAAATAGGTATTGAAGGAAAGATTGGTGCTGCTTTTGGCTCTTATGGATGGAGTGGAGAAGCTCCTGTGATGATAGCGGAGAAACTAAGGAAAGCAGGAGTAGATGTCATAGACCCGGTACTGAGAATTCAGTATGTACCAAATGAAAAAGACCTGGCAGAATGTATGAGACTTGGAAAGGACCTGGCAAAGAAGATGAAAAAGAAAGAATAA
- a CDS encoding RPA family protein: MAGYTREVARRVFAQEFRESNLSFKDGDDQYAPQYLLTPTGAKVNRIFIVGTLIEKEDIGTDSEYWRGRVTDPTGSFLIYAGQYQPEAAQVLAECETPAFVAVVGKPSTYTTGEGDVITSVRPESLYIVDGQTRDMWVIETAKCTLDRIKNLESTSANTQRAKEYYSPDAKHYSSMVAQALRSLKETY, from the coding sequence ATGGCCGGATACACAAGAGAAGTTGCCAGAAGAGTATTTGCCCAGGAGTTCAGGGAGTCCAATCTTAGTTTCAAGGATGGTGATGACCAATATGCTCCGCAGTATCTCCTCACTCCAACAGGTGCCAAGGTAAATCGTATATTCATTGTCGGTACACTCATTGAAAAAGAGGATATAGGTACTGATTCAGAATATTGGCGCGGCCGTGTTACAGATCCTACCGGTTCTTTCCTTATATATGCCGGGCAATATCAGCCTGAAGCTGCCCAGGTGCTTGCTGAATGTGAAACTCCTGCTTTTGTTGCAGTAGTCGGCAAACCAAGTACTTATACTACGGGCGAAGGTGATGTTATTACTTCTGTACGTCCTGAGTCACTCTATATAGTTGATGGACAAACCAGGGATATGTGGGTAATAGAAACTGCAAAATGTACTCTGGATAGGATCAAGAATCTTGAGAGTACGTCTGCCAATACACAGCGTGCAAAGGAATACTACAGTCCTGATGCTAAGCACTATTCTTCAATGGTTGCTCAGGCTTTGAGATCCTTAAAAGAAACATATTAA
- a CDS encoding histone family protein, with the protein MTIIPFAPIERVIRNAGAQRVSESAGMALTEILEEFGLEISREAIKLAEHAGRKTVKAEDIKLAKDMLGK; encoded by the coding sequence ATGACAATTATACCATTTGCACCTATTGAGAGAGTTATAAGAAACGCAGGAGCACAAAGAGTTAGTGAATCAGCTGGAATGGCACTTACCGAGATACTTGAAGAATTCGGACTTGAAATATCCAGAGAAGCTATCAAACTCGCAGAGCATGCTGGCAGAAAGACTGTAAAAGCTGAAGATATCAAGCTCGCAAAAGATATGCTGGGTAAGTAA
- a CDS encoding replication factor A (Replication protein A protects and stabilize the intermediate ssDNA that is generated by the unwinding action of a DNA helicase at the replication fork. In addition, SSBs prevent the formation of secondary structures by single-stranded template DNA.) — translation MKQLAQEISGRFHELGVEIPIEDIEERLDKMIMKFKVPKEEARRSVVNYFLKSYNINRGEFYTGQSESPTVAISDITVDGKWVNVRGKIVQLWDNSHESISQVGLVGDESGTIKFTLWESAGAPLVEEGKSYVFKNVVVNEWNGKFQLNVNKSSSIESIDEEIEVGTTAVEFKGAMVDIQSGSGLIKRCPECNRALTKGACMEHGKVDGVYDLRIKAVMDNGAFIQDTILKRDLVEEITGMTLENSIALAADALDQGVVLEQMKKLLVGKYYLVSGSKIERYLLADSITPIFSFEMSELDALIAAAEVI, via the coding sequence ATGAAACAATTAGCACAGGAAATTAGTGGCAGGTTCCATGAACTTGGGGTGGAGATTCCTATTGAGGATATCGAAGAACGTCTTGACAAAATGATAATGAAGTTCAAGGTTCCAAAGGAAGAAGCACGCCGAAGCGTCGTAAACTACTTTTTAAAATCATACAATATCAATAGGGGTGAGTTCTACACCGGTCAGTCAGAATCACCAACTGTAGCCATATCTGATATAACGGTAGACGGGAAGTGGGTTAATGTGAGGGGGAAAATTGTCCAGCTATGGGACAATTCTCATGAATCCATTTCTCAGGTGGGGCTTGTGGGGGATGAATCCGGAACCATCAAATTCACACTTTGGGAAAGTGCCGGAGCACCTCTGGTGGAAGAAGGTAAAAGCTACGTATTCAAAAACGTAGTCGTAAATGAGTGGAATGGTAAATTCCAGTTGAATGTCAATAAGAGCAGTTCCATTGAATCCATTGATGAGGAGATCGAGGTAGGAACTACGGCCGTGGAGTTCAAAGGTGCCATGGTGGACATACAGTCCGGTTCAGGCTTAATAAAAAGGTGTCCTGAGTGCAATCGTGCATTGACAAAGGGAGCCTGCATGGAGCACGGTAAGGTGGATGGTGTCTATGATCTTCGCATAAAAGCTGTTATGGATAATGGTGCTTTCATACAGGATACTATACTGAAAAGAGATCTTGTCGAAGAGATCACTGGCATGACGCTTGAAAATTCAATTGCCCTTGCGGCAGATGCTCTTGATCAGGGAGTTGTCCTTGAGCAAATGAAAAAACTACTTGTGGGTAAATATTACCTTGTAAGTGGGTCCAAAATCGAACGATATCTGCTTGCAGATTCCATAACTCCGATATTCTCATTCGAAATGTCTGAACTGGATGCACTAATAGCCGCAGCAGAGGTGATCTGA
- a CDS encoding beta/alpha barrel domain-containing protein → MVLIKEEDIKVPLDVPQEARETYIKNYMEITRETGRLMLFAGDQKVEHLNDDFFGEDIPSDDNDPEHLFKIAANSNIGVFATQMGLIARYGMDYPDVPYLVKVNSKSHLIKTEQDDPFSNQWYDMHQVAQFRDNSGLKILGIGYTIYLGSEYEAEMLHQAAQLIYTAHKYGMITVLWIYPRGKAVGNEKDPHLIAGATGVGACLNSDFVKVNYPKAEGMKSEDAFKEAVLAAGRTKVVCAGGSSDDPEAFLKKLYAQIHVSGAEGNATGRNIHQRSLDEAIRLCNAIYAITIEDAPVEDALKIYKGE, encoded by the coding sequence ATGGTCTTAATAAAAGAAGAAGACATCAAAGTCCCATTAGATGTGCCGCAGGAAGCACGTGAGACATACATTAAGAATTACATGGAGATTACCCGCGAAACCGGCAGGTTGATGCTATTTGCAGGTGACCAGAAAGTCGAACATCTGAATGATGATTTTTTCGGAGAGGACATACCCTCAGATGACAACGATCCTGAGCACCTTTTCAAAATTGCTGCAAATTCAAATATAGGAGTCTTTGCCACCCAGATGGGACTCATTGCCAGATATGGCATGGATTACCCTGATGTCCCATACCTTGTAAAGGTCAACTCCAAATCCCACCTTATTAAAACAGAGCAGGATGACCCATTCAGCAATCAGTGGTATGATATGCACCAAGTGGCACAGTTCCGCGACAACAGTGGTCTGAAGATACTTGGTATTGGATACACAATATACCTTGGAAGCGAGTATGAAGCTGAAATGCTGCATCAGGCTGCACAGCTGATCTATACTGCACATAAGTATGGCATGATAACAGTACTCTGGATATATCCAAGAGGAAAAGCTGTTGGAAATGAGAAAGACCCACATCTTATAGCAGGTGCAACAGGTGTTGGAGCATGCCTTAATTCAGACTTTGTGAAGGTCAATTATCCAAAAGCAGAAGGTATGAAGTCAGAAGATGCATTCAAGGAAGCAGTCCTTGCTGCAGGAAGGACAAAGGTCGTTTGTGCAGGCGGTTCCAGCGATGATCCTGAAGCTTTCCTCAAGAAACTCTATGCACAGATTCATGTCAGCGGTGCAGAAGGTAATGCAACAGGAAGGAACATACACCAAAGATCACTTGACGAAGCTATTAGGCTATGCAATGCCATCTATGCTATTACCATTGAGGATGCACCTGTTGAAGATGCATTGAAGATCTACAAAGGTGAATAA
- a CDS encoding cation:proton antiporter domain-containing protein — protein sequence MVVDSIYLLEIVVSVLFMSMVAQTLSKYFKVPVIMFLLLEGILVGPEVLNFIDPNMFGDGLTAIVSLSVAVIVFDGGLHIDVKSIRPIQKTALKLTTIGVLITFIGATLVTYSLLDVPLKLAALFGALVAATGPTVITPLVRNIHVNHKVSKILEIEGVFNDAASVILAAFMFEWIVSQLTGFSAVVFILQRLIIGIVIGMVSGTILKRFLSSGSLVTDQTARLFTLTLVITAYVLSEVLGNESGILAVAVFGIVTGTSNIPHKQALKEFKSDLVMLMLSIIFILLAAMLKFEDIIGIGVNGIIVVLLLIILVRPLAVFGSTVNSHLRRNEKLFISFIGPRGVVPASIATYFAIKLDSFNILGGQMLVGLVFLTVIITVITTGTLARRVANLLGVIPMEILIIGGGEVGRILAERFEKRGENVVVVDNSEEKCQRLLKQGIRVVHGDAEDINVLKAAGIEKAKYVVATTDQDNTNLLVSQIAKSKFNLKEDQVVARVNNVENLHAFWDLSIRSMSPQMTTALVLDNMVGKPSMFSMCEVGEEGEMLEVRVTNPKVAGKAIKELTLPENSLLLMIRRGDKSHIANGNLVLEYDDLVTVIGEDDAAKEVADILHR from the coding sequence ATGGTTGTGGATTCGATATACCTTCTGGAAATAGTGGTTTCTGTGCTTTTCATGAGCATGGTCGCCCAGACACTTAGTAAGTACTTCAAAGTACCTGTTATTATGTTCCTTCTGCTGGAAGGGATACTTGTTGGCCCTGAAGTACTGAATTTTATCGATCCGAACATGTTCGGTGACGGTCTTACGGCGATTGTATCTCTTTCGGTTGCTGTAATAGTATTTGACGGCGGTCTGCATATTGATGTTAAAAGCATTCGACCTATACAGAAGACTGCTTTAAAATTAACTACTATCGGTGTTCTGATAACTTTCATCGGGGCAACGCTGGTTACGTATTCCCTGTTAGACGTTCCCTTAAAACTTGCAGCACTTTTCGGAGCCCTAGTGGCTGCAACGGGTCCGACAGTGATAACGCCTCTTGTAAGGAACATACATGTCAATCATAAAGTAAGTAAGATACTTGAAATTGAAGGCGTTTTTAATGATGCAGCCAGCGTCATCCTTGCAGCATTCATGTTCGAATGGATAGTTTCCCAGCTTACGGGATTCAGTGCTGTGGTCTTTATTCTGCAGAGGCTTATAATAGGTATCGTTATAGGTATGGTAAGCGGAACCATCCTGAAACGTTTTCTTTCAAGTGGTTCTCTTGTAACTGATCAGACTGCCCGTCTTTTTACTTTAACACTGGTAATAACAGCCTATGTTCTATCTGAGGTATTGGGCAATGAATCAGGTATCCTTGCAGTTGCAGTTTTTGGAATAGTCACCGGTACATCCAACATCCCTCACAAGCAGGCTCTTAAAGAGTTTAAATCTGATCTTGTGATGCTGATGTTGTCTATTATATTCATCCTTCTTGCAGCTATGCTCAAGTTCGAGGACATTATCGGAATCGGTGTGAATGGTATCATAGTGGTCTTGCTGTTGATAATTCTGGTTCGTCCTCTGGCGGTATTTGGTTCTACAGTGAATTCCCATCTTAGGCGAAATGAGAAATTGTTCATATCATTCATAGGTCCAAGGGGTGTTGTACCGGCATCCATTGCAACCTATTTTGCAATTAAACTGGATTCTTTCAATATCCTTGGTGGTCAGATGCTGGTGGGACTTGTATTCCTGACAGTTATTATCACAGTCATAACAACCGGTACTTTAGCAAGAAGAGTAGCTAATCTTTTAGGAGTTATACCTATGGAAATCCTTATTATCGGAGGGGGCGAGGTCGGTAGGATCTTGGCCGAGAGATTTGAGAAGCGAGGCGAGAATGTAGTTGTAGTTGACAATTCTGAAGAGAAATGTCAGCGCCTGTTGAAACAGGGTATACGTGTGGTTCACGGGGATGCTGAGGATATCAACGTTCTAAAGGCTGCAGGCATAGAGAAAGCCAAGTATGTGGTTGCTACTACCGATCAGGATAATACAAATCTCTTAGTGTCCCAGATAGCAAAGAGCAAGTTCAACCTGAAGGAGGATCAGGTAGTTGCAAGGGTCAACAATGTGGAGAATCTGCATGCATTTTGGGATCTCTCGATACGTTCAATGAGTCCACAGATGACCACTGCCCTTGTTCTTGATAACATGGTAGGAAAACCTTCTATGTTCTCCATGTGTGAGGTCGGGGAAGAAGGGGAGATGCTTGAGGTTAGGGTCACAAACCCGAAGGTTGCAGGCAAAGCCATAAAGGAGTTGACACTTCCTGAGAACAGTTTGTTGCTGATGATAAGGAGGGGTGATAAGTCACATATCGCCAATGGCAACCTTGTCCTGGAGTATGATGACCTTGTTACTGTTATTGGAGAGGATGATGCGGCAAAAGAAGTTGCAGATATTCTTCATAGATAA